CCAGCGCCCGCAGCGTCGCCTCCCGCCGCTCGTCCCGGCTGCCGCGCCGTATCGGGGGAGCCTCCATGGGCAGCGCGAGGTCCGCGTCGCCTTCGCCTTCGTCGTACTCAACCGTCTCATCAGCCACAAACACACCATATCGGATCTTGTTTACTAACTAAAACCAGGGGTTCTGGATATCAAACTCAAACTTGCCTACTGGATGCGCTCGCAGTATTCCTATGGATAAGGAGGATTATCTATATGATTCCAACACCGGCGGTGCCGGAGGACCGATCGGCAAGCCCGAGGGCGTCCGGGTCACCTGGGAGACCGCTGGGTGTGGCCGGTGTCACTCGCGCTCGGGGCGTCCCCGGCGATGAGTCCGGGGGACCGGCGTTGTCTAAGTTGTCTGATCACCATCACCGAGCACCGGAGAGACAACATGGGACAACTGCTGAGAGTCCAGAACTTCACCATCTCGCGGGACGGGTTCGGTGCCGGCGAGCACCAGACCCTCGAGCGGCCGTTCGGGCACGCCGACCCCGGTGAAATGTTCGCCTGGGCCGGTGCCACGGCGAGCTGGCCCAACCGCACCGACCCCGGGGGAAGCCGGGGCCTCGACGACTACTTCACGCGCGACTTCACCCACAACATCGGCGCCGAGATCATGGGCCGCAACAAGTTCGGTCCGCAGCGCGGGCCATGGCAGGACCACGACTGGCTCGGCTGGTGGGGCGACGAGCCTCCGTTCCGCACCCCGGTGTTCGTCCTGACCCACCACGAGCGCCCGTCGTTCACCCTCTCCGACACCATCTTCCACTTCGTCGGTGG
The sequence above is drawn from the Amycolatopsis aidingensis genome and encodes:
- a CDS encoding dihydrofolate reductase family protein, giving the protein MGQLLRVQNFTISRDGFGAGEHQTLERPFGHADPGEMFAWAGATASWPNRTDPGGSRGLDDYFTRDFTHNIGAEIMGRNKFGPQRGPWQDHDWLGWWGDEPPFRTPVFVLTHHERPSFTLSDTIFHFVGGDPATVLERAREAAQGKDVRLGGGPTTVRQFLDADLVDTMHVAVSQVELGSGVRLWESPDELLDRFHLETVPSPSGVTHHLFWRR